The nucleotide sequence TTTGAGATCGTAGGCCTCAAGGAGAATCAATGGTTTCTTTTGACGACGCAGGAGCGGCCCCGTACGGGGCCGCTCCTGCGTCGTGGAACACACGAATGGTCTGAAATCGGAATTACAGCAGGAGCAGCGAGAGTCCCCACACGGCGGCCACGCCTACGACCCCCTCGATGAGGGTTGCGATGGTCTGTGCCCTGTATGCCGTTCCGATGTCCATGTCCGAGAATTGGGCCACGACCCAGAAATAGGAGTCGTTGGCGTGGGAGACCACCATCGCGCCGCATCCGATCGAGAGGGTGGCGAGGACGGCGCCCGTCGGGGACCCCAGGCCGAGCGAGGACAGGAGAGGGGCCGTGATGGTGGAGGTCGTGATCAGCGCGACGGTCGAGGACCCCTGAGCGGTTTTGAGGGCCGCGGAGATGATGAAGGGGAGGAAGATCCCCAGGTCGAACCGGGCCAGTTGGGCCCCGATGTAATCGCCGACCTTCGTGGCGGCGATGATGGCCCCCAGGCTTCCGCCCGCGGCCGTGATCATGATGATGGAGGCCCCGTCCCGGACGCCCTTTCTGAGCCAATAACTCCAGTCCTCATCGATGTTGACCCCTCGGAAAGAGGCGAGCGGGACGCAGAGGAGCAGACCGATGAAGAGGGCGATCATGGGGGTACCGGCGAAGGTGATCACCGTGTGGAGCGTGGATCCCTTCCCGATGAGCGAGAGGATGACGGGGTAGTTAGCCGCGGAGCTCAGGGCGATCAGGAGAAGGGGCAGGATGAGTGGGGCGAAAGCCTGTCCGGGGGATGGAAGCCTGAGGTGCCTCTGGAGCAGGGC is from uncultured Fretibacterium sp. and encodes:
- a CDS encoding GntP family permease; this translates as MATGFTATGPTLLLLLAAAIVVMVFMISKLKIHPFISLFAVALFMGLVSGLPLLQVTDTIAAGFGGTCGTIGVIILFGTIIGAILEGSGGAITMADTVLRHVGEKRPALAMSIIGWIVSIPVFCDSGFVILSSLNRSMARRSRVRMATMAIALSTGLYATHTLVPPTPGPIAAAGNLRADLGLVILWGIVVSIPAMLAGYLYAITAGSRLEIEMPEGDDWNALLQRHLRLPSPGQAFAPLILPLLLIALSSAANYPVILSLIGKGSTLHTVITFAGTPMIALFIGLLLCVPLASFRGVNIDEDWSYWLRKGVRDGASIIMITAAGGSLGAIIAATKVGDYIGAQLARFDLGIFLPFIISAALKTAQGSSTVALITTSTITAPLLSSLGLGSPTGAVLATLSIGCGAMVVSHANDSYFWVVAQFSDMDIGTAYRAQTIATLIEGVVGVAAVWGLSLLLL